One Pseudonocardia abyssalis DNA segment encodes these proteins:
- the topA gene encoding type I DNA topoisomerase, whose product MIVESGTKAAKIQKYLGKDYVVEASVGHIRDLPRGAADVPAKHKGEAWARLGVDVDNSFAPLYIITPEKRSKVAELREALKSVDELLLATDPDREGEAIAWHLLDTLKPKIPVRRMVFHEISEPAIRAAVENLRDLDQDMVDAQETRRILDRLYGYEVSPVLWKKVMPKLSAGRVQSVATRIVVARERERMAFVSASYWDIAAQMDAGAEATPRQFGSRLVAIDGTRVATGRDFGPDGRLKSDAASTDAKNGAVALDEAGARRLAEALQGRDLTVESVESKPYTRKPYAPFMTSTLQQEAGRKLRFSADRTMRSAQRLYENGYITYLRTDSTTLSPSAIDAARNQARELYGDAYVPAQPRQYTRKVKNAQEAHEAIRPAGDVFRTPGEIAREVDGDDFRLYELIWQRTVASQMADARGTTMSIRIAGTAATGEAVTFATSGRTITFPGFLKAYVETVDDQAGGEADDAESRLPELTKGQAVTAASLTPEGHSTNPPSRFTEPSLIKQLEDLGIGRPSTYASIIKTIQDRGYVWKKGQALVPSWIAFAVVGLLEHHFGRLVDYDFTAAMEDELDAIAAGTQGRTHWLSGFYFGGDQGSEGSVARAGGLKKLVGVNLEEIDAREINSVPVFDDVVVRVGRYGPYLERIRDGASQRANLPEDLPPDELTREVAEQLFSVPQEGRSLGVDPISGHEIVAKEGRYGPYVTELLPEPEAPPVVEGAKPKKAPAKPKPRTGSLFKGMSTETITLEEALRLLSLPRLVGADPESGEEITAQNGRYGPYLKKGTDSRSLTDEEQLFTVTLEEAVEIYKQPKQRGRRTAAATPPLRELGEDVNSKKPMVIKDGRFGPYVTDGETNASLRKGDSVEQITDERASELLAERRAKAPAPKKAPARKPAARKPAAKKPAAKRAPAKKAPVEK is encoded by the coding sequence GTGATCGTCGAGTCCGGCACGAAGGCCGCGAAGATCCAGAAGTACCTGGGCAAGGACTACGTGGTGGAGGCCTCCGTCGGCCACATCCGCGACCTGCCCCGCGGCGCGGCCGACGTCCCGGCCAAGCACAAGGGCGAGGCCTGGGCGCGTCTCGGCGTCGACGTCGACAACTCCTTCGCGCCGCTCTACATCATCACGCCGGAGAAGCGGAGCAAGGTCGCCGAGCTGCGCGAGGCGCTCAAGTCCGTCGACGAGCTCCTGCTCGCGACGGACCCCGACCGCGAGGGCGAGGCCATCGCCTGGCACCTGCTCGACACGCTCAAGCCGAAGATCCCGGTCCGCCGGATGGTCTTCCACGAGATCAGCGAGCCGGCGATCCGCGCCGCCGTGGAGAACCTGCGCGACCTCGACCAGGACATGGTCGACGCGCAGGAGACCCGCCGGATCCTCGACCGCCTCTACGGCTACGAGGTCTCCCCCGTGCTGTGGAAGAAGGTCATGCCGAAACTCTCGGCGGGCCGGGTGCAGTCGGTGGCCACGCGGATCGTCGTGGCCCGCGAGCGCGAGCGGATGGCGTTCGTCTCCGCCTCGTACTGGGACATCGCCGCGCAGATGGACGCGGGCGCCGAGGCCACGCCGCGCCAGTTCGGGTCGCGCCTCGTCGCGATCGACGGCACGCGCGTCGCCACCGGCCGGGACTTCGGTCCCGACGGCAGGCTCAAGTCCGACGCTGCGTCGACAGACGCCAAGAACGGCGCGGTGGCCCTCGACGAGGCCGGTGCCCGCCGGCTCGCCGAGGCGCTGCAGGGCCGCGACCTCACCGTCGAGTCGGTGGAGTCGAAGCCGTACACGCGCAAGCCCTACGCGCCGTTCATGACGTCCACGCTGCAGCAGGAGGCCGGGCGCAAGCTCCGCTTCTCCGCCGACCGCACGATGCGCAGCGCGCAGCGACTCTACGAGAACGGCTACATCACCTACCTCCGCACCGACTCCACGACGCTGAGCCCTTCGGCGATCGACGCGGCGAGGAACCAGGCGCGCGAGCTCTACGGCGACGCCTACGTGCCCGCGCAGCCCCGGCAGTACACCCGGAAGGTCAAGAACGCGCAGGAGGCCCACGAGGCCATCAGGCCCGCGGGTGACGTCTTCCGCACGCCGGGCGAGATCGCCCGCGAGGTCGACGGCGACGACTTCCGGCTCTACGAGCTGATCTGGCAGCGCACGGTCGCCTCGCAGATGGCCGACGCGCGCGGCACCACGATGAGCATCCGGATCGCGGGCACCGCCGCCACCGGCGAGGCCGTCACGTTCGCCACCTCGGGCCGCACGATCACCTTCCCCGGGTTCCTCAAGGCCTACGTCGAGACCGTCGACGACCAGGCCGGCGGCGAGGCCGACGACGCCGAGTCGCGGCTGCCGGAGCTGACGAAGGGCCAGGCGGTGACCGCCGCGTCGCTGACGCCGGAGGGCCACTCCACCAACCCCCCGTCGCGGTTCACCGAGCCCAGCCTGATCAAGCAGCTCGAGGACCTGGGCATCGGCCGCCCGTCCACCTACGCCTCGATCATCAAGACGATCCAGGACCGCGGGTACGTGTGGAAGAAGGGGCAGGCGCTGGTCCCGTCGTGGATCGCGTTCGCCGTCGTCGGCCTGCTGGAGCACCACTTCGGCCGCCTGGTCGACTACGACTTCACCGCCGCCATGGAGGACGAGCTCGACGCGATCGCCGCGGGCACCCAGGGCCGCACGCACTGGCTCTCGGGCTTCTACTTCGGCGGCGACCAGGGCAGCGAGGGCTCGGTGGCCCGCGCGGGCGGGCTGAAGAAGCTCGTCGGCGTCAACCTGGAGGAGATCGACGCGCGGGAGATCAACTCCGTGCCGGTCTTCGACGACGTCGTGGTCCGGGTCGGCCGCTACGGCCCCTACCTGGAGCGGATCCGCGACGGAGCGTCGCAGCGGGCCAACCTGCCCGAGGACCTGCCGCCCGACGAGCTCACCCGCGAGGTCGCCGAGCAGCTGTTCTCGGTGCCGCAGGAGGGCCGGTCGCTGGGCGTCGACCCGATCAGCGGGCACGAGATCGTCGCCAAGGAGGGCCGCTACGGGCCCTACGTCACCGAGCTGCTCCCCGAGCCGGAGGCCCCGCCCGTCGTCGAGGGCGCGAAGCCGAAGAAGGCGCCCGCGAAACCGAAGCCGCGCACCGGGTCGCTGTTCAAGGGCATGTCGACGGAGACGATCACGCTGGAGGAGGCGCTGCGGCTGCTGTCGCTGCCGCGCCTCGTGGGTGCCGACCCGGAGAGCGGCGAGGAGATCACCGCGCAGAACGGGCGCTACGGTCCCTACCTCAAGAAGGGCACCGACTCGCGGTCGCTCACCGACGAGGAGCAGCTGTTCACGGTCACCCTCGAGGAGGCCGTGGAGATCTACAAGCAGCCCAAGCAGCGCGGCCGGCGCACCGCGGCGGCCACCCCGCCGCTGCGCGAGCTCGGCGAGGACGTCAACTCGAAGAAGCCGATGGTGATCAAGGACGGGCGCTTCGGCCCGTACGTCACCGACGGGGAGACGAACGCGAGCCTGCGCAAGGGCGACAGCGTCGAGCAGATCACCGACGAGCGCGCGTCGGAGCTGCTGGCGGAGCGGCGGGCGAAGGCCCCGGCGCCGAAGAAGGCTCCCGCCCGCAAGCCCGCGGCCCGGAAGCCCGCGGCGAAGAAGCCCGCCGCCAAGCGGGCCCCGGCGAAGAAGGCCCCGGTCGAGAAGTAG
- a CDS encoding GatB/YqeY domain-containing protein: protein MSTLKAQLRTDLTAAMKARDELVKSVLRMTLTAIGNAEVAGTEARELSDDEVLKVIAKEAKKRVESAEAFAGAGRDELAAQERAEGEILDRYLPTQLSDDELAAIARTAVEETAAELGEQPGPRQMGQVMKRASAAAAGRADGGRVAAAVKALLVG, encoded by the coding sequence GTGAGCACCCTGAAGGCACAGCTGCGGACCGACCTGACCGCGGCGATGAAGGCCCGCGACGAGCTGGTCAAGTCCGTCCTCCGCATGACGCTGACGGCCATCGGCAACGCCGAGGTCGCCGGCACTGAGGCGCGCGAGCTCTCCGACGACGAGGTGCTCAAGGTGATCGCCAAGGAGGCGAAGAAGCGCGTCGAGTCGGCCGAGGCGTTCGCCGGGGCGGGCCGCGACGAGCTGGCCGCGCAGGAGCGGGCCGAGGGCGAGATCCTCGACCGCTACCTCCCCACCCAGCTCTCCGACGACGAGCTGGCCGCGATCGCGCGCACGGCCGTCGAGGAGACCGCGGCCGAGCTGGGCGAGCAGCCCGGCCCGCGCCAGATGGGCCAGGTCATGAAGCGGGCGAGCGCCGCCGCGGCCGGTCGGGCCGACGGCGGGCGCGTCGCCGCCGCGGTGAAGGCACTCCTGGTGGGCTGA
- a CDS encoding metallophosphoesterase, with protein sequence MNSWARLAIGATTTGAATVAYAAGVERRRWTLREATMPVLAAGTRPLRVLHVSDLHMTPGQHSKQRWVAELAALEPDLVVNTGDNLAHPRAVPSVMAALDPLLSLPGVFVFGSNDYFGPTPKNPGRYLTKKRSKPTGELLPWRDLRAAMIERGWHDATHARLTVDVDGVSVAVAGVDDPHLGLDRYDRIAGRQGPDHGLSLGLTHSPEPRVLDAFAADGYDLVMAGHTHGGQLRVPGVGAIVTNCGIDRSRARGASRWGTHTHLHVSAGLGTSPWAPVRFACPPEATLLTLVARPVVVHTSESTPASAASDVG encoded by the coding sequence GTGAACAGCTGGGCTCGGCTCGCCATCGGTGCCACCACGACGGGGGCGGCCACCGTCGCCTACGCGGCGGGCGTCGAGCGCCGCCGCTGGACGCTGCGCGAGGCCACGATGCCCGTGCTGGCGGCCGGGACCCGGCCCCTGCGGGTGCTGCACGTCTCCGACCTGCACATGACGCCGGGCCAGCACAGCAAGCAGCGGTGGGTCGCCGAGCTCGCCGCGCTCGAGCCCGATCTCGTCGTCAACACCGGCGACAACCTCGCGCACCCGCGCGCCGTGCCGAGCGTGATGGCCGCACTCGACCCCCTGCTGTCGCTCCCCGGCGTCTTCGTCTTCGGCAGCAACGACTACTTCGGCCCCACCCCGAAGAACCCGGGCCGCTACCTGACGAAGAAGCGGTCGAAGCCGACGGGCGAGCTGCTGCCGTGGCGCGACCTGCGTGCGGCGATGATCGAGCGCGGCTGGCACGACGCCACGCACGCCCGGCTGACGGTCGACGTCGACGGCGTGTCCGTCGCTGTCGCCGGCGTCGACGACCCTCACCTGGGCCTCGACCGGTACGACCGCATCGCCGGCCGTCAGGGCCCCGACCACGGCCTCTCGCTGGGCCTCACGCACTCCCCCGAGCCGCGCGTGCTCGACGCTTTCGCCGCCGACGGCTACGACCTCGTCATGGCGGGCCACACACACGGTGGCCAGCTCCGCGTGCCCGGCGTCGGCGCGATCGTCACCAACTGCGGCATCGACCGCTCCCGCGCCCGCGGGGCGTCGCGCTGGGGCACCCACACACACCTGCACGTCTCCGCCGGACTCGGCACGTCGCCGTGGGCCCCGGTCCGCTTCGCGTGCCCGCCTGAGGCCACCCTGCTGACGCTCGTCGCCCGCCCGGTCGTGGTGCACACCTCGGAGTCGACCCCCGCGAGCGCTGCGTCGGACGTCGGCTAG
- a CDS encoding GyrI-like domain-containing protein: MDVKVDLKRELPCYTAKRDAPQVVDVPDLQYLMIDGHGDPNTPVYEAAVSALYPLAYALKFAAKNDLGRDHVVMPLEGLWWADDLGSFTTARDKSRWDWTMLILQPDWITAAMFTDAVERVGAGKRRPERLDDVRLQSLSEGRCVQALHVGAYDDEAELLRRIHEEFLPRHRLVATGKHHEVYLSDPRRVEPAKRRTILRQPVGDQPGSLRRQS, encoded by the coding sequence GTGGACGTCAAGGTCGATCTCAAGCGCGAGCTGCCGTGCTACACCGCGAAGCGCGACGCACCGCAGGTCGTCGACGTGCCGGACCTGCAGTACCTGATGATCGACGGCCACGGCGACCCGAACACCCCCGTCTACGAGGCGGCGGTCTCCGCGCTCTACCCCCTGGCCTACGCGCTGAAGTTCGCGGCGAAGAACGACCTCGGGCGCGACCACGTCGTGATGCCGCTCGAGGGGCTCTGGTGGGCCGACGACCTGGGCAGCTTCACGACCGCGCGGGACAAGTCGCGGTGGGACTGGACGATGCTGATCCTGCAGCCCGACTGGATCACCGCCGCGATGTTCACCGACGCCGTCGAGCGGGTCGGGGCCGGGAAGCGCCGCCCCGAGCGCCTCGACGACGTGCGTCTGCAGTCGCTGTCGGAGGGGCGCTGCGTGCAGGCGCTGCACGTCGGCGCCTACGACGACGAGGCCGAGCTGCTGCGGCGAATCCACGAGGAGTTCCTCCCCCGTCACAGGCTCGTCGCGACCGGGAAGCACCACGAGGTCTACCTCAGCGACCCGCGGCGGGTCGAGCCGGCGAAGCGGCGGACGATCCTGCGCCAGCCGGTCGGGGATCAGCCCGGGAGCCTGCGCCGCCAGTCCTGA
- a CDS encoding DUF6891 domain-containing protein, protein MFDGLRRRLRGAPAAPTAPAAPVLTAAEEARLAERVAELVLPGFRTRADVVEIVGDQAGDDFPGLPAAAVTTAVDDLWRARLAEQESWPPRTDADRLDDAFAALEASGIVARMNFTCCLTCGRDEIRDEAPPGPRSDGFVFFHEQDAERLSDPDADLYLAFGAWSGSADAEVGERVRAELVGQRLVAEWDGDAGARLVVRGQDWRRRLPG, encoded by the coding sequence GTGTTCGACGGTCTCCGCAGACGCCTGCGCGGTGCCCCTGCTGCACCGACCGCCCCCGCCGCACCGGTCCTCACGGCAGCCGAGGAGGCGCGGCTCGCCGAGCGCGTGGCCGAGCTGGTGCTGCCCGGGTTCCGCACGCGCGCCGACGTCGTCGAGATCGTCGGCGACCAGGCCGGTGACGACTTCCCCGGCCTGCCGGCGGCAGCGGTCACCACGGCCGTCGACGACCTGTGGCGGGCCCGGCTCGCGGAGCAGGAGTCCTGGCCGCCGCGCACCGACGCCGACCGCCTGGACGACGCCTTCGCGGCTCTGGAGGCCTCCGGGATCGTCGCCCGGATGAACTTCACCTGCTGCCTGACCTGCGGGCGGGACGAGATCCGCGACGAGGCGCCGCCGGGCCCGCGCAGCGACGGCTTCGTCTTCTTCCACGAGCAGGACGCGGAGCGCCTCTCCGACCCGGACGCCGACCTGTACCTGGCGTTCGGCGCGTGGTCCGGATCGGCCGACGCAGAGGTCGGGGAGCGGGTCCGGGCCGAGCTCGTGGGACAGAGGCTGGTCGCCGAGTGGGACGGTGACGCGGGCGCGCGTCTCGTCGTGCGGGGTCAGGACTGGCGGCGCAGGCTCCCGGGCTGA
- a CDS encoding DUF6319 family protein — MAAPGALTEQDVVAVREAAAAGKPVTVWFTAAAVGVPAGRSAKVSAVGDPSDGDFIQVRPAGSRDTMFCSPNELTRTRPARSTGAPAVKPATTPRASAPAPRSDSPAPRPAAAPPRSDAAASRPAAASVRSTGPTSRPDAAVAEPGASATKPAEPGAAGGRSSAAARPAEAAARSAKAAATPTGAESRVPASDPAAAPVPTTRPARGKAARPSGMTVTLEATAEGEWTVEVRVGTKRVVPAAPVPAADVATAARSLPPAVAEAIESSLESARKRQRDRVEQLRTELDAAQRVLDQLDV, encoded by the coding sequence ATGGCGGCACCGGGTGCGCTGACGGAGCAGGACGTGGTGGCCGTGCGGGAGGCGGCGGCCGCGGGGAAGCCGGTCACGGTGTGGTTCACCGCGGCCGCGGTCGGCGTGCCCGCAGGGAGATCGGCCAAGGTCTCCGCGGTCGGCGACCCGTCCGACGGCGACTTCATCCAGGTCAGGCCGGCCGGGTCGCGCGACACGATGTTCTGCTCGCCCAACGAGCTCACCCGCACCCGCCCCGCCCGGTCGACCGGGGCGCCTGCGGTGAAGCCGGCCACGACCCCCCGTGCGTCGGCGCCCGCGCCCCGGTCCGACTCGCCCGCCCCCCGCCCGGCCGCGGCACCGCCTCGCTCGGATGCGGCGGCATCTCGCCCGGCCGCGGCGTCGGTTCGCTCGACCGGGCCGACGTCCCGTCCCGATGCGGCCGTGGCGGAGCCGGGTGCGTCGGCGACGAAGCCGGCCGAGCCGGGTGCGGCCGGTGGGCGTTCCTCCGCGGCCGCGAGGCCGGCCGAGGCCGCCGCGCGGTCGGCGAAGGCCGCCGCCACGCCCACCGGCGCGGAGTCGAGGGTCCCGGCGTCCGACCCGGCCGCGGCGCCCGTCCCCACCACCCGTCCCGCACGGGGCAAGGCCGCCCGCCCGTCCGGGATGACGGTCACGCTGGAGGCCACGGCCGAGGGCGAGTGGACCGTCGAGGTGCGGGTGGGCACGAAGCGGGTGGTGCCCGCCGCCCCCGTGCCGGCCGCCGACGTCGCCACCGCCGCCCGGTCCCTGCCGCCCGCCGTCGCCGAGGCGATCGAGTCGTCGCTGGAGAGCGCGCGGAAGCGTCAGCGCGACCGCGTCGAGCAGCTGCGCACCGAACTCGACGCCGCGCAGCGGGTGCTCGACCAGCTCGACGTCTGA
- a CDS encoding LLM class F420-dependent oxidoreductase codes for MDLGLALGYWGAGPDPEAADRVAAAEDLGFDSIWTAEAYGSDALTPLAWLGARTSRVRLGTSVVQMSARTPTATAMAALTLDHLSGGRAVLGIGASGPQVVEGWYGQPYPKPLARTREYVQILRSALARERVEFSGEHYAIPHPGGAGLGKPLRPTIHPLREDLPILLAAEGPKNVALAAEIADGWQPLFYAPRHDAFYRDCLAEGFARPGARRTAADFEVVCMVHVVVDDDVTAAADRVRPMLALYIGGMGAKGANFHYDVFARMGFEAECARIQESYLAGRKDEAAAAVPLSMVEQIALVGPRSKIAEELEHWRSSLVTTMVVGGGRAELEVVAELVA; via the coding sequence ATGGACCTCGGACTCGCGCTCGGGTACTGGGGCGCAGGCCCCGACCCGGAGGCGGCCGACCGCGTCGCGGCGGCCGAGGACCTCGGGTTCGACTCGATCTGGACCGCCGAGGCGTACGGCTCCGATGCCCTGACACCGCTGGCCTGGCTGGGCGCGCGCACCTCGCGCGTCCGGCTGGGCACCTCGGTGGTGCAGATGTCGGCCCGCACCCCGACCGCCACGGCGATGGCCGCGCTGACGCTCGACCACCTCTCCGGCGGCCGCGCGGTGCTCGGCATCGGCGCGTCCGGGCCGCAGGTCGTGGAGGGCTGGTACGGGCAGCCGTACCCGAAGCCGCTCGCGCGGACCAGGGAGTACGTGCAGATCCTGCGGTCGGCGCTGGCGCGCGAGCGCGTCGAGTTCTCCGGGGAGCACTACGCGATCCCGCACCCCGGCGGGGCCGGGCTGGGCAAGCCGCTGCGCCCGACGATCCACCCGCTGCGCGAGGACCTGCCGATCCTGCTCGCGGCCGAGGGCCCGAAGAACGTCGCGCTCGCCGCGGAGATCGCCGACGGCTGGCAGCCGCTGTTCTACGCGCCGCGCCACGACGCGTTCTACCGCGACTGCCTCGCCGAGGGCTTCGCGCGCCCGGGGGCGCGGCGCACGGCGGCGGACTTCGAGGTCGTCTGCATGGTGCACGTCGTGGTCGACGACGACGTCACCGCGGCGGCCGACCGGGTCCGTCCGATGCTCGCGCTCTACATCGGCGGCATGGGGGCCAAGGGCGCGAACTTCCACTACGACGTGTTCGCGCGCATGGGCTTCGAGGCCGAGTGCGCCCGCATCCAGGAGTCCTATCTGGCCGGGCGCAAGGACGAGGCCGCCGCCGCGGTGCCGCTGTCGATGGTGGAGCAGATCGCGCTGGTCGGGCCGCGGAGCAAGATCGCCGAGGAGCTGGAGCACTGGCGGTCGTCGCTGGTCACGACCATGGTCGTCGGCGGGGGCCGGGCCGAGCTGGAGGTCGTGGCGGAGCTGGTCGCCTAG
- a CDS encoding SDR family oxidoreductase, giving the protein MTDSLKGRTIVMSGGSRGIGLAILIAAAKEGANAVLLAKTDQPDPRLPGTVHTAVAEIEAAGGHAVAVVGDVREEADVARAVATAVETFGGVDIVVNNASALNLAGTLDLTPKRYDLMQQINAKGTFQLTRAALPHLFASDDAQIVTLSPPINLAPHWLGKFPAYALSKMGMTLLTLGFAAEFAEKGVRANCLWPQTTIATAAVVNLLGGEDAATRARSVEIMGDAAVALLTDAERPTGQIFLDVEALARSGKTDISEYGGTDDPELDFFVDSL; this is encoded by the coding sequence GTGACCGACTCCCTCAAGGGCCGCACCATCGTGATGTCCGGCGGTAGCCGCGGCATCGGGCTGGCCATCCTCATCGCCGCGGCGAAGGAGGGCGCGAACGCCGTCCTGCTGGCCAAGACCGACCAGCCCGACCCCCGCCTGCCCGGCACGGTGCACACCGCCGTCGCGGAGATCGAGGCCGCGGGTGGTCACGCCGTCGCGGTGGTGGGCGACGTGCGCGAGGAGGCCGACGTGGCCCGCGCCGTCGCCACCGCGGTGGAGACGTTCGGCGGCGTCGACATCGTCGTGAACAACGCCTCGGCGCTGAACCTGGCCGGCACGCTGGACCTCACGCCCAAGCGCTACGACCTGATGCAGCAGATCAACGCGAAGGGCACCTTCCAGCTCACCCGTGCCGCGCTGCCGCACCTGTTCGCCAGCGACGACGCGCAGATCGTCACGCTGTCGCCACCGATCAACCTGGCTCCGCACTGGCTGGGGAAGTTCCCGGCGTACGCGCTGAGCAAGATGGGCATGACGCTGCTGACGCTCGGGTTCGCCGCGGAGTTCGCGGAGAAGGGCGTGCGCGCCAACTGCCTGTGGCCGCAGACCACGATCGCGACCGCGGCGGTGGTCAACCTGCTCGGCGGCGAGGACGCGGCGACCCGCGCCCGCTCCGTGGAGATCATGGGTGACGCAGCCGTCGCGCTGCTCACCGACGCGGAGCGCCCGACCGGGCAGATCTTCCTCGACGTCGAGGCACTCGCGCGGTCCGGCAAGACCGACATCTCCGAGTACGGGGGCACCGACGACCCGGAGCTCGACTTCTTCGTGGACTCCCTCTGA